One stretch of Fictibacillus sp. b24 DNA includes these proteins:
- a CDS encoding amino acid permease translates to MKPKQELHRGLEERHITLMSLGAAIGVGLFLGSASAIEMAGPAILLAYALGGSVMFIIMRALGEMAIHQPVAGSFSRYAKNYIGPLAGYLTGWNYWFLWIVTCMAEITAVGIYMKMWYPDVPTWIWALAALVIMASVNLLAIKAYGEFEFWFALIKIVAIVLMIVTGLGMILFGFGNGGVATGISNLWENGGFAPNGVQGILMSMQMVMFAFLGIEMIGVTAGEVKNPEKSIARAVNTVFWRILLFYVGALFVIMSIYPWDQIGTQGSPFVLTFEKIGIGQAAGIINFVVLTAALSSCNSGIFSTGRMLFNLAEQKQAPAGLHKVSKTGVPSVAVLVSAAALLIGVILNYLVPEKVFVWVTSISTFGAIWTWSIILVSQLKFRKGLSAEEKKALKFKVPFFPYGSYIALTILIFVVGIMAYFPDTRIALIVGPFWLILLTVIYYAKGFNKRPENNNKAA, encoded by the coding sequence ATGAAGCCGAAACAAGAATTACATCGAGGGCTCGAGGAAAGACATATTACGCTTATGTCACTCGGAGCTGCTATTGGGGTTGGCTTATTTTTAGGTTCAGCTTCAGCGATTGAAATGGCGGGGCCAGCAATTTTACTTGCTTATGCACTCGGTGGATCCGTAATGTTCATCATTATGCGAGCACTAGGGGAGATGGCGATTCATCAGCCTGTTGCAGGGTCTTTTAGCCGATATGCAAAAAACTATATTGGACCACTGGCTGGTTATTTAACTGGCTGGAATTATTGGTTCTTATGGATCGTAACATGTATGGCGGAAATAACAGCTGTAGGTATTTATATGAAGATGTGGTACCCAGATGTGCCAACATGGATTTGGGCGTTAGCCGCATTGGTCATCATGGCCAGCGTTAACCTTCTTGCGATTAAAGCGTATGGAGAGTTTGAGTTCTGGTTTGCTTTAATTAAGATCGTTGCCATCGTATTGATGATTGTTACAGGTTTAGGCATGATTTTATTTGGTTTTGGTAACGGTGGCGTTGCGACAGGAATCAGTAACCTTTGGGAGAATGGCGGATTTGCTCCGAATGGAGTGCAGGGAATCCTCATGTCCATGCAAATGGTTATGTTTGCATTCTTAGGGATTGAGATGATCGGTGTAACAGCAGGAGAGGTAAAGAATCCTGAAAAATCGATTGCTAGAGCCGTAAACACTGTTTTCTGGCGTATCCTTTTATTTTACGTTGGGGCATTATTTGTTATCATGTCCATCTATCCGTGGGATCAGATCGGAACGCAAGGAAGTCCGTTTGTACTTACATTTGAAAAAATCGGTATCGGACAAGCTGCTGGTATCATTAACTTTGTTGTTCTAACAGCAGCATTATCAAGCTGTAACAGTGGGATTTTCAGTACAGGTCGGATGCTGTTCAACCTGGCAGAACAAAAACAAGCACCAGCAGGCCTTCATAAAGTAAGTAAAACAGGTGTACCGTCTGTAGCCGTATTAGTTTCTGCTGCAGCACTTTTAATTGGTGTAATCCTGAATTACTTAGTTCCTGAAAAAGTATTCGTTTGGGTGACAAGTATTTCAACGTTCGGAGCGATTTGGACGTGGTCCATTATCCTCGTCTCACAACTTAAGTTCCGTAAAGGTTTAAGTGCAGAGGAAAAGAAAGCATTGAAATTTAAAGTGCCGTTCTTCCCTTATGGATCATATATCGCACTAACTATTCTTATTTTCGTGGTGGGAATCATGGCATACTTCCCAGATACACGAATTGCATTGATTGTTGGGCCGTTCTGGTTAATATTACTAACAGTTATCTATTATGCAAAAGGGTTTAACAAACGCCCTGAAAACAACAATAAAGCAGCATAA
- the tsaD gene encoding tRNA (adenosine(37)-N6)-threonylcarbamoyltransferase complex transferase subunit TsaD: protein MIKNELILAIETSCDETAVAILKNGTEVLANVVASQIESHKRFGGVVPEVASRHHVEQITIVIEEALNQAEIEPSDLTAVAVTEGPGLVGALLIGVNAAKAFAFAHGLPLVPVHHIAGHIYANRLVKEMTFPLLSLIVSGGHTELVLMEEHGTFKVIGETRDDAAGEAYDKVARTLNMPYPGGPHIDKLAQEGEPNIDLPRAWLEPDSLDFSFSGLKSAVINTVHNAAQRGEVIKPEDLAASFQASVVEVLVEKTYRAAEQYNVKQVLLAGGVAANKGLRQTLEKRFAGTQYDLVIPPLHLCTDNAAMIAAAGSVAYQKDTRGDMSLNGVPGLDLEAQ, encoded by the coding sequence ATGATAAAAAATGAATTGATATTAGCGATAGAAACAAGCTGTGACGAAACAGCTGTTGCGATTCTAAAGAACGGCACAGAGGTGCTCGCAAACGTTGTTGCCTCTCAAATAGAGAGTCATAAACGATTCGGCGGTGTCGTTCCTGAGGTGGCGTCACGCCATCATGTGGAACAAATTACGATCGTGATCGAAGAAGCCTTGAATCAAGCGGAAATTGAGCCTTCGGATTTAACAGCAGTCGCTGTAACAGAAGGTCCTGGGTTAGTCGGCGCGCTGTTGATCGGTGTTAATGCTGCTAAAGCATTTGCCTTTGCACACGGCTTGCCGCTCGTTCCTGTGCATCATATTGCAGGACACATCTATGCAAACCGACTTGTAAAAGAGATGACTTTTCCATTGCTGTCCCTAATCGTTTCTGGCGGACATACCGAGCTTGTTTTAATGGAGGAGCACGGAACATTTAAAGTAATCGGTGAAACGAGGGACGATGCAGCAGGGGAAGCGTATGACAAAGTGGCGCGAACGCTGAACATGCCGTACCCAGGCGGTCCTCATATCGATAAGCTGGCGCAAGAAGGGGAACCGAACATTGACTTGCCTCGAGCTTGGCTAGAACCTGATTCACTTGATTTTAGCTTTAGCGGGTTGAAGTCTGCAGTAATCAACACGGTTCACAATGCAGCGCAGCGCGGTGAAGTGATTAAACCAGAAGACTTAGCAGCAAGCTTTCAAGCGAGCGTTGTGGAAGTGCTTGTGGAAAAAACGTACCGTGCTGCAGAGCAATATAACGTGAAGCAAGTATTGCTAGCTGGTGGAGTAGCAGCAAACAAAGGTCTTCGCCAAACGTTAGAGAAGCGGTTTGCAGGAACACAGTATGACCTAGTGATTCCACCGCTGCACTTATGCACAGATAATGCGGCTATGATTGCAGCAGCGGGCAGTGTTGCGTATCAAAAGGATACGCGAGGAGACATGTCATTAAACGGTGTACCAGGACTTGATTTAGAAGCACAATAA
- the tsaB gene encoding tRNA (adenosine(37)-N6)-threonylcarbamoyltransferase complex dimerization subunit type 1 TsaB → MKVLAIDTSNLVMGISVLDEGKVHGEYITNLKKNHSIRVMPAIEEVLKETGVKPADLGRIVVAKGPGSYTGVRIGVTIAKTLAWTLKKDLVGVSSLEVLAQSGKYFDGFVVPLFDARRTQLFTGLYGQDESGEFQNLWEDRIILLSDWLEKLKTLDKRILFVGNDLPLHQDTIKEVLGDQAVLGTVSDHNPRPSELGRIGMLRDPDDIHSFTPSYLQLAEAEVNWLKSQGK, encoded by the coding sequence ATGAAAGTTCTTGCAATAGATACATCCAATCTTGTGATGGGGATCTCTGTATTGGATGAAGGAAAAGTGCACGGTGAGTATATTACAAATTTAAAAAAGAATCATTCGATACGAGTCATGCCAGCAATTGAAGAAGTGCTTAAAGAGACAGGCGTAAAACCTGCTGATCTGGGTCGAATCGTGGTTGCCAAAGGACCAGGATCTTACACAGGAGTTCGAATCGGCGTAACAATCGCAAAGACACTCGCTTGGACGCTGAAAAAAGACCTTGTAGGTGTCTCGAGTTTAGAAGTCTTAGCTCAAAGCGGTAAATATTTTGACGGGTTTGTGGTGCCGCTATTTGATGCGCGCCGTACGCAATTATTTACAGGGCTTTACGGCCAAGATGAATCAGGAGAATTTCAAAATCTTTGGGAGGACCGGATCATTTTATTAAGTGATTGGCTGGAAAAGCTGAAAACATTAGATAAGAGAATTTTATTTGTTGGAAACGATCTTCCACTGCATCAGGATACGATAAAAGAAGTGTTAGGAGATCAAGCAGTACTTGGGACTGTATCGGATCATAATCCGCGGCCGAGTGAACTAGGCCGTATCGGAATGTTGAGAGATCCGGATGATATCCATTCATTTACTCCAAGCTATCTTCAGTTGGCTGAAGCAGAAGTGAACTGGCTGAAGTCACAGGGGAAGTAG
- the moaC gene encoding cyclic pyranopterin monophosphate synthase MoaC translates to MTEFTHFNEEGRARMVDISEKETSHRTAIAVSGVTVSEEVFLKIKDNGFKKGDVLAVAQVAGIMAAKKTSDWIPMCHPLSLTGVDLSFHWDELENRNYKLNIQAEVKTKGSTGVEMEALTAASAGALTVYDMCKAADKGMVIGPTYLVSKTGGKNGDFLRSSSPDKV, encoded by the coding sequence ATGACAGAGTTTACCCATTTTAACGAAGAAGGCCGTGCTCGAATGGTCGATATTTCGGAAAAAGAAACATCTCACCGAACAGCGATAGCGGTAAGCGGGGTAACCGTTTCAGAAGAAGTCTTCCTTAAAATTAAAGATAATGGATTTAAAAAAGGGGACGTTCTAGCCGTAGCGCAGGTCGCTGGAATCATGGCTGCCAAAAAGACCTCTGACTGGATTCCGATGTGCCACCCACTATCACTTACAGGTGTTGATCTATCCTTTCACTGGGATGAATTGGAGAACCGCAACTATAAATTAAATATACAAGCTGAAGTTAAAACAAAAGGAAGCACCGGCGTTGAGATGGAAGCATTAACTGCGGCTTCTGCTGGAGCTCTTACCGTCTATGACATGTGTAAAGCGGCAGATAAAGGAATGGTGATCGGGCCTACATACCTTGTGTCCAAAACAGGAGGAAAGAATGGTGACTTTCTACGTTCTTCAAGCCCTGACAAAGTATGA
- the rimI gene encoding ribosomal protein S18-alanine N-acetyltransferase, with translation MGEAYTFRLAKVSDIDDILGIEQASFTVPWSREAFYREIVENQFAYYLVIEDSFQPIGYCGIWLVMDEAHVTNIAILPSYRGRRLGEMLMKEAIKLAKAQGARTMTLEARVSNHVAQKLYKKLGFEAGGIRKNYYSDNGEDALVMWVEL, from the coding sequence ATGGGAGAGGCTTATACATTCAGGTTGGCAAAAGTAAGTGATATTGATGATATTTTAGGGATTGAGCAAGCGTCGTTTACCGTTCCTTGGTCCAGAGAAGCTTTTTATAGAGAGATTGTTGAGAACCAATTCGCCTATTACCTCGTGATTGAAGATTCCTTTCAGCCGATCGGTTATTGTGGAATCTGGCTTGTTATGGACGAAGCACACGTAACGAATATTGCGATTCTGCCGTCGTACAGAGGGAGACGGCTTGGGGAAATGCTCATGAAAGAAGCCATTAAGCTTGCGAAAGCACAGGGTGCTCGAACGATGACGCTAGAAGCGCGCGTAAGCAATCATGTTGCGCAGAAATTATATAAAAAGCTTGGATTTGAAGCAGGCGGTATTCGAAAAAACTATTATAGCGATAATGGTGAAGATGCTTTAGTAATGTGGGTGGAATTATGA
- the thiL gene encoding thiamine-phosphate kinase, whose protein sequence is MIKDEFDWIKSITPQHFFQKELVAGIGDDAALFSVSEHMDQVVCVDTMVEDVHFTRNTLSPYQVGFKALAVNVSDIAAMGGIPQFYLVSIAISPDWNEKELQEIYEGMDELAKTFNIDLIGGDTVSTKGPLVLTVTVIGKVEKGRHLFRSNAKPGDSVFLTGTTGESAAGLNLLLEKTRHSVFTDNEKQWVQQHQMPTPHIQQGRILAKSGFRVSLNDVSDGIASELNEIAESSGITIHIQSDKLPGSPSFAELQENNRLTHQLYGGEDYVLVGTAAKEDFVKLAAAFQKHSLPLYEIGKVGEAGKTAVYLHKKNEEPELLEKKGFNHFRER, encoded by the coding sequence ATGATTAAAGATGAATTTGACTGGATTAAAAGCATCACACCTCAGCACTTCTTTCAAAAAGAACTAGTGGCAGGCATTGGTGATGATGCTGCTCTTTTCTCTGTGAGCGAACACATGGACCAAGTAGTATGTGTCGATACAATGGTTGAAGATGTCCATTTTACAAGAAATACGTTATCACCCTATCAAGTGGGTTTCAAAGCGCTTGCTGTGAACGTAAGTGATATTGCAGCGATGGGCGGTATTCCTCAGTTCTATTTAGTCTCTATTGCTATTTCTCCAGACTGGAACGAAAAAGAGCTGCAAGAGATCTATGAAGGAATGGACGAACTAGCGAAGACATTTAATATAGATCTCATTGGCGGAGATACCGTTTCAACAAAAGGACCTCTTGTATTAACGGTGACGGTTATTGGAAAAGTAGAAAAAGGAAGACATCTTTTCCGAAGCAATGCAAAGCCGGGTGATTCCGTATTTTTAACAGGCACAACAGGTGAATCTGCTGCAGGGCTCAACCTATTACTCGAGAAAACAAGGCATTCCGTTTTTACAGATAACGAGAAACAGTGGGTTCAGCAGCATCAAATGCCTACTCCTCATATTCAGCAAGGAAGAATTCTCGCTAAGAGTGGTTTTCGAGTATCACTGAACGATGTTAGTGATGGAATTGCAAGTGAACTAAATGAGATTGCAGAATCAAGCGGTATCACGATACATATCCAGAGTGACAAACTGCCCGGCAGTCCATCTTTCGCTGAATTACAAGAAAATAATAGGCTTACCCACCAATTATATGGGGGAGAAGATTATGTGCTGGTTGGAACGGCTGCTAAAGAAGACTTTGTGAAACTGGCTGCAGCATTCCAAAAACATTCCCTTCCCCTATATGAAATTGGGAAAGTTGGAGAAGCTGGTAAGACAGCCGTTTATCTGCATAAAAAGAATGAGGAGCCAGAACTTCTCGAGAAAAAAGGTTTTAATCATTTTAGGGAAAGGTAA
- a CDS encoding ABC-F family ATP-binding cassette domain-containing protein: protein MIILQVQDVTKSFGADVILSNIKLEVQKGERIALVGRNGAGKSTLLRVITGEYSYDSGHIMIPKDVKTGYLAQDAGLDSDETIWNEMLSVFEDLRKKEKKLREMEARMGDPEVIENEVEYERLLKDYDALQVTFKDEGGYQYEAEIRTVLHGFQFADFDRDTKINTLSGGQKTRLALAKLLLTKPDLLILDEPTNHLDIKTLTWLEQYLQSYPGGILIVSHDRYFLDKIVTTVYEVSRKRSFRFVGNYSSYLEQKAERFAQEMKEFEKQQDQVAKLEDFIQRNIVRASTTKRAQSRRKQLEKMELKERPAGAEKSASFSFDIEKQSGNDVLKLENVSTGYEDDEPLFKNVQLAVNRQDSVAIVGPNGIGKSTLLKVIRKKLPLISGDIRYGSGLKISHYDQEQADLHSRKTLLNELWDDYPEKTEKEIRSILGQFLFSGDDVLKLVTELSGGQKARLALAKLMMEKGNLLLLDEPTNHLDLDSKEILEQALISYPGTILFVSHDRYFINRIATKVVELAPTGMTEYLGDYDYYTEKKNEMKAREEIAERQKAENAVNTPSSNQVNGAKNSIDKEAKKQDRKRQRRIEEIEGLLEGLESKITYAEGELCKPEVFQDYEKTQEFQSQLDKLNEEMESLMEEWEELQNA, encoded by the coding sequence ATGATTATTTTACAAGTTCAGGACGTTACGAAGTCTTTTGGTGCGGACGTCATTTTATCGAATATAAAATTAGAGGTTCAAAAAGGTGAGCGCATTGCTTTAGTTGGAAGAAACGGTGCTGGCAAGTCTACGCTTCTTCGTGTAATAACTGGTGAGTATTCCTATGATTCTGGTCATATCATGATTCCTAAAGACGTTAAGACAGGGTACCTTGCGCAAGACGCCGGGCTGGACTCTGATGAAACAATCTGGAACGAGATGCTTTCTGTTTTTGAAGATCTTCGTAAAAAAGAGAAAAAGCTGCGTGAGATGGAAGCGCGTATGGGCGATCCGGAAGTCATCGAAAATGAAGTTGAATACGAACGCCTCCTTAAAGACTACGACGCACTGCAAGTCACGTTTAAAGATGAAGGCGGCTATCAGTACGAAGCTGAGATCCGCACGGTGCTGCACGGCTTTCAATTTGCCGATTTTGATCGCGATACGAAGATCAATACGCTGAGCGGAGGCCAAAAAACACGCCTTGCGCTGGCAAAGCTCCTTTTAACGAAGCCGGATCTTCTTATTCTTGATGAGCCGACCAACCACTTAGACATCAAAACACTAACGTGGCTTGAGCAGTATTTGCAGAGTTATCCAGGCGGTATATTGATCGTTTCCCATGACCGTTATTTCCTTGATAAGATTGTAACGACTGTTTATGAAGTATCGAGAAAGCGATCATTCCGATTCGTAGGAAATTATTCTAGCTATCTCGAGCAAAAAGCAGAGCGATTTGCTCAAGAGATGAAAGAGTTTGAGAAGCAGCAAGATCAAGTGGCGAAGTTAGAAGATTTTATTCAGCGTAACATTGTGCGTGCTTCTACAACGAAACGAGCTCAAAGCCGTCGTAAGCAGCTTGAGAAGATGGAGCTGAAAGAGCGTCCCGCTGGTGCTGAAAAGTCTGCTTCGTTCTCGTTTGATATTGAAAAACAAAGCGGCAATGACGTGCTGAAACTGGAGAATGTGAGCACGGGTTATGAAGACGATGAACCGTTATTTAAAAACGTTCAATTAGCAGTTAACCGCCAGGATAGCGTCGCGATTGTCGGACCGAACGGAATCGGCAAATCGACTCTGCTAAAAGTCATTCGAAAAAAATTGCCGCTCATATCGGGCGATATACGCTATGGCAGCGGGCTGAAGATCTCTCACTATGACCAAGAACAGGCGGACCTCCATTCACGCAAAACACTTTTAAACGAACTGTGGGATGACTATCCGGAAAAAACGGAAAAAGAGATTCGTTCCATACTCGGACAGTTCCTGTTTAGCGGTGACGATGTGCTGAAGCTTGTTACGGAGTTAAGCGGTGGTCAGAAAGCACGGCTTGCACTTGCAAAGCTTATGATGGAAAAAGGGAACCTCCTTCTTCTGGACGAGCCGACGAACCATTTGGATTTGGATAGCAAAGAAATTCTAGAACAAGCACTAATTTCTTATCCAGGTACGATCCTATTCGTGTCGCATGACCGTTATTTTATAAACCGCATCGCAACGAAGGTCGTTGAACTCGCACCAACCGGTATGACCGAATATTTGGGTGACTACGACTATTACACAGAGAAAAAGAACGAGATGAAAGCCCGGGAAGAAATTGCTGAGCGTCAGAAAGCAGAAAACGCAGTAAACACACCTTCCTCAAACCAGGTGAACGGTGCAAAAAACTCGATCGATAAAGAAGCGAAAAAACAAGATCGAAAACGCCAGCGCCGCATTGAGGAAATCGAAGGTCTTTTAGAAGGGCTCGAAAGCAAGATAACTTACGCAGAGGGCGAGCTTTGTAAACCAGAAGTATTCCAAGACTACGAAAAAACACAAGAGTTCCAATCACAGCTAGATAAGTTGAACGAAGAAATGGAATCCTTAATGGAAGAATGGGAAGAACTGCAGAACGCATAA
- the tsaE gene encoding tRNA (adenosine(37)-N6)-threonylcarbamoyltransferase complex ATPase subunit type 1 TsaE, whose product MITYHYKTKSAEETMSFAEKLGSILQKGDVLTLAGDLGAGKTTFTKGLAKGLGITRTVNSPTFTIIKEYKGRLPLYHMDVYRLEDSDEDLGFEEYFSGDGVCVVEWAVFIEEYLPEERLELVISNKGDEEREIQVTPIGNRYEERVKEIM is encoded by the coding sequence ATGATTACATATCATTACAAAACGAAGTCAGCGGAAGAAACGATGTCTTTTGCGGAAAAGCTAGGCTCTATTCTTCAAAAAGGAGATGTGCTTACTCTTGCTGGAGATCTTGGAGCAGGTAAGACGACTTTCACAAAAGGACTCGCAAAAGGACTCGGGATTACGCGCACAGTGAACTCTCCTACTTTTACTATCATTAAAGAATACAAAGGCCGGTTGCCGTTATATCATATGGACGTGTATCGTTTAGAAGACTCTGATGAAGATCTAGGCTTTGAAGAGTATTTCTCAGGTGACGGAGTCTGTGTGGTTGAGTGGGCAGTTTTTATAGAAGAGTATTTGCCAGAGGAGAGATTGGAGCTCGTGATATCAAATAAAGGCGATGAAGAGCGCGAGATACAAGTAACACCTATCGGCAACAGATACGAAGAACGTGTTAAGGAGATTATGTAA
- a CDS encoding trans-sulfuration enzyme family protein — protein sequence MKNVHFDTSSVHASGHKSVKSVSKINPIYQTSAFSFTDLDDLEDYFRGKNDYLYTRMNNPNQNDFANGVAQLEQAPAGVVTSSGMSAILVGILSVVQSGDHILACDDLYGGTYQLLSDDLRSFGIETTFVSFKDTDEIKRNIQYNTKLIYSESITNPLLRVEDLESLVAIAKEHNLTTMIDNTFATPYVLQPFTKGVDLVVHSATKYLNGHSDVTAGVVVGREDLVVKAQAKMIHLGCNLGPFDAWLASRGLKTLSVRMERHISNATELARELKETAGIKTVYYPEFVSETGNSSIVTIELDEQSDVHTFFKSLDWVHIVPTLAGVETTVSYPLGTSHRSLPAETSEKLGINKNVIRISVGIENIDDICEVFKNAAEKALKV from the coding sequence ATGAAAAACGTTCATTTTGATACTTCCAGTGTACATGCTAGTGGTCATAAAAGTGTAAAGTCGGTAAGTAAAATCAATCCGATCTACCAGACATCGGCTTTTTCTTTTACGGACTTAGATGATTTAGAGGATTATTTTAGAGGAAAGAACGATTACTTATATACAAGAATGAACAATCCCAACCAGAATGATTTTGCGAATGGTGTGGCTCAGCTGGAACAAGCTCCTGCGGGGGTCGTGACTTCATCGGGTATGTCAGCCATTTTAGTCGGCATCTTATCCGTTGTTCAAAGCGGTGATCATATCTTAGCATGTGATGATCTCTATGGAGGAACATATCAGCTTCTCTCTGATGATTTAAGGAGCTTTGGAATCGAGACGACATTCGTTTCCTTTAAAGATACCGATGAAATAAAAAGAAATATTCAATACAATACAAAACTGATCTATTCTGAATCCATAACAAATCCTCTGTTGCGTGTAGAAGATCTAGAGTCACTTGTTGCAATTGCTAAAGAACATAATCTTACAACGATGATTGATAACACTTTTGCAACGCCTTATGTGTTACAGCCGTTCACGAAGGGTGTAGATTTAGTTGTTCACAGTGCAACCAAATATCTGAATGGGCATAGTGATGTTACAGCTGGAGTTGTTGTCGGCAGGGAAGATCTCGTTGTAAAAGCACAAGCAAAAATGATTCATCTTGGCTGTAATCTTGGACCGTTTGATGCGTGGCTGGCTTCAAGAGGATTAAAGACGTTAAGCGTGCGTATGGAGCGTCATATCTCTAACGCAACCGAATTAGCACGTGAGCTAAAAGAAACAGCAGGAATTAAAACAGTATACTATCCTGAGTTTGTGAGCGAAACCGGGAATTCATCCATTGTTACAATCGAACTTGACGAACAAAGTGATGTGCATACATTCTTTAAATCTTTGGATTGGGTTCATATTGTTCCAACTCTAGCGGGTGTTGAAACAACTGTATCCTATCCATTAGGGACGTCTCACCGTTCATTGCCAGCAGAGACGTCTGAGAAGCTTGGAATAAACAAAAATGTAATCCGTATATCAGTTGGAATTGAAAACATTGATGATATTTGTGAGGTATTCAAAAACGCTGCTGAAAAAGCCCTAAAGGTATAG